The Morococcus cerebrosus sequence TCGTGTCCAAAAACGTCCCGGTCATGGAAACCAATGCCTGGCGGACGGGATGGTCGGTTTTCGCGGCTGCAGCGGCAATCGGTGCAGAACCCATACCCGCCTCGTTAGAAAACACGCCGCGCGCCACGCCGTAGCGGATCATCGTCCCGATTGCGCCGCCTGCCACAGCCTGCGCGCTGAACGCATCGGAGAAAATCAGTTTGACGGCGGGTGCTAGCAAGCCTGCATTGACGGCAATAATGGCAATGCCGCCTAAAACGTAAAACACCGCCATCGCAGGTACGATAAACGAAGCAGCTTTAGCGATACCTTTAATACCGCCCAAAACAACGATAGCTGTCAGAATGGTCAGGACGACGCCGGTATAGCCCGGTTCCACGCCGAAACTCGTCTGAACGGCCTGCGCAACCGAGTTGGACTGTACCGAACTGCCGATACCGAACGAAGCAAATGTGCCGAATAAAGCAAACGCCAATGCCATCCATTTCCAGTTTTTGCCCAAGCCTTTTTCGATGTAATACATCGGCCCGCCAGACATTTCGCCTTTGGAGTTGGTCACGCGGTATTTCACCGCCAACACGCCCTCGGCGTATTTGGTAGCCATACCGAAAATGGCGGTCATCCACATCCAAAATACCGCACCCGGACCTCCGGTAACCACGGCGGTCGCCACACCTGCAATGTTGCCTGTACCGATGGTGGCGGACAGGGCGGTCATCAAAGCAGCGAAATGGGAAATATCGCCTTCGTGGTCTTCGCCGTCATCCGTTGTTTTTTGCGGCATAAACGCCTGCTTGAGCGCGTAACCGAGCATAGAAAATTGCAGGCCTTTGAGCATAACGGTCAACAAAACGCCCGTTCCGACCAACAACACCAGCATAACAGGTCCCCAGACCCAGCCGCTGACTGTTTCAAAAAACGCTTTTAAATTCTCCAAAAATAATTGCATATTTTTCTCCTCATTATGTTTTTAGTGTTCGGTCATTTCAGCATAAAGCGTTAAAAAACGCAACGGTCTGATGATATGCTCCTTATTTTCTCCATAAATCCAAACTCATCACGTCGGATCTAAATGCAGAGAACATTAAAATAAAAATACCCGTCTGACGTCAGTCTGCGCAAATGGAAATCTGTATTTCAGCATTACAAAAAGCTAATAAACATCATAAACTTAAAATACCTAGCCTCCTATCTGCACAAACTTAAAAAGATAGAGCCTTCCATTTCGATTCACGATAAATTTCAGACGACCTTCTTGGCGTTAAAAACAACAACTCAACATTTAAACTAACAGGCAAAAAAGGTCGTCTGAAAGCCCCTTATTTCTTTCAGACGACCTTGAATTCCCGCTTTGTATTGTTTTCGGGTATTTTATTGCAGGGTAAAGCCTGCTTTGAAATCCAGCTTCGGCACGCCGATGATAAAACGCTCTCCGATACTGTCTTCAAACTCGTATGCGCCTTCGATACTGCCCCAAGGCGTGCTGATTTGCGAACCGCTGTTGTACTCGTATTCCTCACCCGGATACAGGACAGGCTGCTCTTCGATCAAACCGCCGTGTCCGACCTGCCCGATTTCTCCGTGCCCGTCGGTAACTTCCCAAAACCGCTGGCGCAATGTGATAACTTCATTGCTGCGGTTGCAGATGGTGATTTGATAATTAAAAGCATAGCGGTCACGATAAACATCGCTTTGTCCGGCGATATAACGCGGCTTTACACTGATTTCTATATTATTCATTTTGCTTCCCCGTGATGATGCGGTTCTATTTTTATTTAAAAGTGAGTGAAAGTGTGCCTGCCTTATATTTTTTATCAGCAGTCATATATTTAATTGTGTGTGTTTAAAAAATCCAAGATGCCAGCCCTAATACCAGTCCGGTCATCAGTGCGGCGATCAGGTCGTCAAGCATAATACCCAGCCCGCCGTGGATGCGGCTGTCGAACCATTTAATTGGCCAAGGCTTAAGCATGTCGAACAGTCGGAACACGATAAAAGCCGCAAGCCACCAACTCCAGCGGAAAGGCACGAAAGACAAAACCAAAATCATTGCTACGATTTCATCCCAAACGATACCCCCGTAATCCTGTATGCCCAGCTCTTTTTCGGTATACCCGCAAATGCGGACTCCCCAAACAAACATGGCGATACACAATAATGCCAAAACCCAGCCGCCGATTCCGATCAAATGAAGGACAAACGCCAAAGGCAAAGCCGCCAAAGTACCGGTCGTTCCCGGCGCGACGGGAGAAAGACCGCTGCCGAAACCGAAGCCCAAGAAGCATAAAGGACGCTCTTTGAGCCATGTGAAAGTAGGTTTAAATTCAGCCAAAATGATCGAACCCCCGTGAAGTAAGCAATAATTCGCCGCCTTTTTTATCCTTTATTTTCAGACGGCCTGAGTTGTTTGTTTTCCCTATCCTCGTTACCGCCACACCGCATTGCGCTGCTGCGGCAAGGATTTCACTGCGACGGTCTGCGGAAGCGGTAAATACCAATTCATAATCGTCGCCGCCCGACAAGGCGAAAGCCGTCCATTGTTCTTCAGACACCGATGTTCTCAATTCATCGGGAACCGGCAACACATCTGTCGAAATTTCCGCCCCCAACGACGACGCGGTCAGAATGTGCCCCAAATCCTGCGCCAGCCCGTCCGAAATATCTTGGGCGGCATGGGCAAGCGGCAAAAGTGCCAAACCTAAATCTACCCTTGGCTCCGGTCTGAGGAGTTTATCTTCGCAAAGTCCGAAGACTTCCGGCGGCAGGGTGCAGTTTTTCAGACGATGGTTTAATGCTGCCGCAGCCATACCGATTTGCCCGGACACCCAAATATCATCCCCTTCTTGCGCTGCATCGCGCCGCAGGGCTTGCTCTTGGGGCAGTTCGCCGACGATGGTGATGTTGAATACCAAATCACCTTTGGTCGTATCGCCGCCGATAAGCGTGATGCCGAAACGTTGTGCCAGCGAGAAGAAACTTTCGCAAAACCGCGTCAGCCATTCTTCGTCCAAATCGGGCAATCCCGCACTGAGCAGAACCCATTTTGGAACGGCACCCATCGCCGCCATATCGGATATGTTAACTGCAAGCATTTTCCATGCCAAATCTTCAGGAGAAACATCTGAAAAAAAATGTTTGTCCTTAATCAACATATCGGAACTAAAACACAAATCAAATCCGATACTTGGACGGATGATGGCTGCATCGTCCCCGATACCCAACACCAAACCTTCCGCCTGCTGTTTTTGCAAAAACTGTCTAATAAAGTCAAATTCTGTCATATTTAGCGTAAAAAATTGTCAACTCGTTTACCTTACAGGAAACCGTAGGGCAAGACATTCCTTTTATAAATAGCGATATTCATTGCGTTATCACCAGGATTCGCAACCCAAGGTCGTCTGAAAACAGGATTCCGATAAGATGGAATGTTTTCAGACGACCTTTTCTGTTGCCAGCAACATTTCCACATTCCGCTCGGTCGCTTCGGCTATCTCTTCAACGGCAACACCGCGAATTTCAGCGGCGATGGCGGCGATTTGGCGGATGTTGGCGGGCGTGTTGATTTCGTTTTTCAGCATAAACGGGCTGTCGGTTTCCAAGACGAAATCGGTGTCATTCAAGGTTTTGAGGGTTTCGCGTATTTTTCGTGCGTTCGGGTTGAGCAACAGCGAACCGATGCCGATTTTGAAG is a genomic window containing:
- a CDS encoding phosphatidylglycerophosphatase A family protein, with translation MAEFKPTFTWLKERPLCFLGFGFGSGLSPVAPGTTGTLAALPLAFVLHLIGIGGWVLALLCIAMFVWGVRICGYTEKELGIQDYGGIVWDEIVAMILVLSFVPFRWSWWLAAFIVFRLFDMLKPWPIKWFDSRIHGGLGIMLDDLIAALMTGLVLGLASWIF
- the thiL gene encoding thiamine-phosphate kinase, translating into MTEFDFIRQFLQKQQAEGLVLGIGDDAAIIRPSIGFDLCFSSDMLIKDKHFFSDVSPEDLAWKMLAVNISDMAAMGAVPKWVLLSAGLPDLDEEWLTRFCESFFSLAQRFGITLIGGDTTKGDLVFNITIVGELPQEQALRRDAAQEGDDIWVSGQIGMAAAALNHRLKNCTLPPEVFGLCEDKLLRPEPRVDLGLALLPLAHAAQDISDGLAQDLGHILTASSLGAEISTDVLPVPDELRTSVSEEQWTAFALSGGDDYELVFTASADRRSEILAAAAQCGVAVTRIGKTNNSGRLKIKDKKGGELLLTSRGFDHFG
- a CDS encoding alanine/glycine:cation symporter family protein, which codes for MQLFLENLKAFFETVSGWVWGPVMLVLLVGTGVLLTVMLKGLQFSMLGYALKQAFMPQKTTDDGEDHEGDISHFAALMTALSATIGTGNIAGVATAVVTGGPGAVFWMWMTAIFGMATKYAEGVLAVKYRVTNSKGEMSGGPMYYIEKGLGKNWKWMALAFALFGTFASFGIGSSVQSNSVAQAVQTSFGVEPGYTGVVLTILTAIVVLGGIKGIAKAASFIVPAMAVFYVLGGIAIIAVNAGLLAPAVKLIFSDAFSAQAVAGGAIGTMIRYGVARGVFSNEAGMGSAPIAAAAAKTDHPVRQALVSMTGTFLDTIVVCSITGIVLVMGLLGAGGEFVKPELSGAALTTVTFQKMLPGFGGWVVTIGLIFFAYSTILGWCYYGEKCAAYVFGEKSANLYRVFYVASVMLGTVLSLDLVWLASDTFNGLMALPNLIALLLMAKVIVRETQDFKKKIRSGELPH
- the apaG gene encoding Co2+/Mg2+ efflux protein ApaG — protein: MNNIEISVKPRYIAGQSDVYRDRYAFNYQITICNRSNEVITLRQRFWEVTDGHGEIGQVGHGGLIEEQPVLYPGEEYEYNSGSQISTPWGSIEGAYEFEDSIGERFIIGVPKLDFKAGFTLQ